From the genome of Streptomyces sp. NBC_01304:
AGTTGCCGCTTCGTCTCCAGGCCGCCGCCGAAGCCCCCGATCCCTCCGTCGCTCTCCACCACCCGGTGGCAGGGCACCACGACCGGCAGGGGGTTCGCGCCCATGGCGACCCCCACCGCCTGGGCGGCGCCGGGCTGACCCACGCGCGCGGCCAGGTCGCCGTAGCCGACCACCGAGCCGTACGGCACGCCGGCCGCCAGCTCGCGCAGGACCTCGCGGTTGAACCCGGTGATCAGCGTCCAGTCGAGGTCGAGCGTGAACTCGCGCAGCTCGCCCGCGAAGTAGGCTGTCAACTGGCGTATCGGCTCCGCGAGGCGTGGTGAGCCGGGAGCCTCGACGGGGTCGCAGCCGAGCCGGGCCGCCAACTGCTCGAGGGTCTTGTCGCGCACGCGCGCGTCGGCGTGAAAGGCCACCTTGACCAGGCCGTCGCGCGTCGCGGCGAGAAGGAGGGGACCGATGTCGCTGTCGACGACGGCCCACTCGGCGCCCTGGCCGGTGGTCTGCGGATCACGCGGATCACGAGGAGTGTTCACGCAGACCACCGTACGACCGAGCACTGACAAAGCTCCTCACCAGGAGGAACCGCCGGCATCGCCCTTCACCGGGCGAAACCGTCGGCAACACGCCTCATGGGGAGGGACCTCGCCGCAGAGGAGCGTCAGTCGTCCTCGCCGCTCACGGCCTTGCGCACCACGTCCGGCGTGTTCGTGATGATCCCGTCCACCCCGAACCCCGCCGCGCGCACCGCGCTGGGGGCGTCGTTGACCGTCCAGGTGAAGATCTCCAGGGGCTTGTGGCGCGGGCCCTTCAGGGCGTGGATCGCGGCCACGTAATCCGCGGAGATCGTCGTGTGGGTCGAGTTGATCTGGTCCGCGAACTCCGCGTACTTGGGCAGATCCGCCACCGCCGGGGTGCCGAGGAAGCCGGTCTTGATGTCGGGGCGCTGTTTGTGCACTTCCTTCACGCTGTCCGCGCTGAAGCTCTGGATCACCAGCTTGCTCTTGATGTGGTGCGGGTCGAGCCAGCCGGTCTTCTTCAGGACGCGGAGCGTGTCCGTCTCGATGCCCGGGTAGAGCTCCGGCTTCTTGATCTCCAGGATGAGCTTCTGGTGGTTGTGCCGGACGCGGTTCATGTACTGGGTGAGCGTCGGCACGCGCGCGCCGGCGAACTTCGGATCGAACCAGCTGCCCGCGTCCAGCTGCGCGATCTCAGCCGCCGTGAAGTCCTTGATCTTCCAGGGGGCGCGGTCCGGGAAGACCTCTTCGACGTTCGTCGTGCGCTTCAGGTTGTCGTCGTGGACGATGACCAGCTCGCCGTCCTTGGTGCGCTGCACATCGTTCTCGACCCAGCGGAAGCCCATGTCGGCGGCCAGATCGATGGCCGCGAAGGTGTTCTCCGGGGCGTACGCCGAGGCGCCGCGGTGCGCGACCACCAGGGGTCTGTCGGTGTCGGTGGCGGTCTGTGCGGTGGCTGTGGAGGCGTGGGCGGCGGAGGTGGGGAGCAGGAAGGCGCAGACTCCCATGACTGCGGCGGCGGTTGCTGCGGCAGAGCGTGCGTACACGTGAACTCCTCGCGTCGACAGGTGCGCGGACCGATCGAGGGTGTCAGCCGTGGGCCAACGGAACATAGGGGCAGGATGGACACACGTTGAACGGAGTTGCCCAACCGAGACCGAGGATGTCGCGCGCCTAGGATTCTTTGCCGAATAATCGGTCGTACGTTCCTCAGGGCGCTCTAATCTCGGCTCAACCATGTCCGCTACGGCGGCGGTTGCACGGGGGCTCAGGGGCATTCCAGGGCGAATCAGGGTGGAAGGGCATACCGCGCATGCAGGGCACGGTCGACGGATTCAGTTATGGCCTGGTGACGCCGGTGGTGGCGTACCTCATGGCCTGCCTGGGGGGTGCTCTCGGTCTGCGCTGCACCACCAGGTCGCTGCTCGTGGAGCACTCCTGGCGGCCGGGCTGGCTCGCGCTCGGTTCTGCCGCGATCGGCTCCGGCATCTGGACCATGCACTTCATCGCGATGATGGGCTTCAAGGTCAAGGAGGCGCCGGTCCACTACGACGCCCCCACCACCTTCGCCAGCCTGGGCGTCGCGATCGTCATGGTGGGCATCGGGATCTTCATCGTGGGATACCGCGGGGCGACCGTGATGGCGCTGTTCACCGGCGGCACGATCACCGGCCTTGGCGTCGCTTCCATGCACTATCTGGGAATGGCTGGAATGCGTCTGCGCGGCACGCTCCAGTACGACACCCTCACGGTTGCCGCGTCCGTGGTGATCGCCGTGGTCGCCGCGACGGCCGCCCTGTGGGCCGCCGCCCAGGTTCGCGGCATCCTCTGGAGCCTGGGCGCGAGTCTTGTGATGGGCTTGGCGGTGAGCGGCATGCACTACATGGGCATGGCGGCCCTCAAGGTCCAGCTGCACGGCTCGGTGGGCTCCACGTCGGGGGACTCCCCGGCCGAGCTCCTCGCGCCCATGATGATCGGGCCGCTCGCCTTCCTGCTCCTCGCCGGAGTCGTCGTGATGTTCGACCCGCTCATGGTGATGGGAAAGCCGGACTGGCAGCGCGGCGACGTACCCGCGCAGCGCGGCCCGGCCCCCGCTCCGGCGCGGACGTCGCCGCCGCCGAGAGGCGCCGGTCACCGCCAGGAGTGGTGATCACGACCCCGTTGTCAGTGGGGGGTCGTACGGTGGTTCCATGCGGCCCGAAACCAAGATCGAACGCTCGGTGGCGCCTTTCGAGGTCGTCAGCCCCTTCCAGCCCAGTGGCGACCAGCCGACGGCCATCGCCGACCTGGAGCGACGCATCCGCGCAGGTGAGAGGGATGTGGTCCTGCTCGGTGCGACCGGCACGGGCAAGTCGGCCACCACCGCGTGGATGATCGAGAAGCTCCAGCGCCCGACCCTGGTCATGGCGCCGAACAAGACCCTCGCGGCCCAGCTGGCGAACGAATTCCGCGAACTCCTGCCGAACAACGCGGTGGAGTACTTCGTCTCGTACTACGACTACTACCAGCCGGAAGCGTACGTTCCGCAGTCGGACACCTACATCGAGAAGGACTCCTCGATCAACGAGGAGGTGGAGCGCCTGCGCCACTCCGCGACGAACTCCCTGCTCACCCGCCGGGACGTCGTCGTGGTCGCCTCCGTCTCCTGCATCTACGGCCTCGGCACGCCGCAGGAGTACGTCGACCGCATGGTGCAGCTCAAGGTCGGCGACGAGATCGACCGCGACCAGCTCCTGCGCCGCTTCGTCGACATCCAGTACACGCGCAACGACCTGGCGTTCACCCGCGGCACCTTCCGGGTCCGCGGCGACACCATCGAGATCTTCCCGGTGTACGAGGAGCTCGCGGTCCGCATCGAGATGTTCGGCGACGAGATCGAGGCGCTGTCCACGCTGCACCCGCTCACCGGCGAGATCATCAGCGACGACCAGTCCGTGCACGTCTTCCCGGCCACGCACTACGTGGCAGGCCCGGAGCGCATGGAGAAGGCGGTCAACGGCATCGAGAAGGAGCTCGAGGAGCGCCTCGCCGAGCTGGAGAAGCAGGGCAAGATGCTTGAGGCCCAGCGGCTGCGCATGCGCACGACGTACGACATCGAGATGCTCCGCCAGATCGGCTCCTGCTCCGGCGTCGAGAACTACTCGATGCACTTCGACGACCGTGAGCCCGGCACCCCGCCGCACACTCTCCTCGACTACTTCCCGGACGACTTCCTGCTCGTCCTCGACGAGTCGCACGTCACGGTGCCGCAGATCGGCGCCATGTACGAGGGCGACGCATCCCGCAAGCGGACCCTCGTCGACCACGGCTTCCGGCTGCAGTCCGCGCTCGACAACCGCCCGCTGAAGTGGGAGGAGTTCCAGGAGCGCATCGGCCAGACCGTCTATCTGTCGGCGACCCCGGGCAAGTACGAACTCTCTCGTGGCGACGGCTTCGTGGAGCAGATCATCCGCCCCACCGGGCTCGTCGACCCCGAGGTCGTGGTCAAGCCCACCGAGGGGCAGATCGACGACCTGGTGCACGAGATCCGCACCCGCGTCGAGAAGGACGAGCGGGTCCTGGTCACCACGCTCACCAAGAAGATGTCGGAGGACCTCACCGACTACTTCCTCGAACTCGGCATCCAGGTGCGGTACCTGCACAGCGACGTCGACACGCTGCGCCGGATCGAACTCCTTCGCGAGCTGCGCGCCGGTGAGTACGACGTACTGGTCGGCATCAACCTTCTCCGCGAGGGCCTCGACCTGCCCGAAGTCTCACTGGTCGCCATCCTCGACGCCGACAAGCAGGGCTTCCTGCGCTCCGGTACCTCGCTGATCCAGACCATCGGCCGCGCCGCGCGCAATGTCTCCGGCCAGGTTCATATGTACGCGGACACGATCACCCCGGCGATGGAGAAGGCCATCGACGAGACCAACCGGCGCCGGGAGAAGCAGATCGCGTACAACAAGGAGAAGGGGATCGACCCGCAGCCCCTGCGGAAGAAGATCAACGACATCGTGGCGACGATCGCCCGCGAAGAGGTCGACACAGAGCAGCTCCTCGGCAGCGGCTACCGCAAGTCCAAGGACGGCAAGAGCGCCAAGGCCCCGGTGCCCTCGCTCGGCAACCCCAAGGCGGGATCCGCCAAGTCCGCCAAGGGCAAGGCGAAGGAGACCGTGCCGACCGACCGCCCCGCCGCTGAATTGGCCGAGCAGATCGAGGAGATGACCGACCGTATGCGCGCCGCCGCCGCCGACCTGCAGTTCGAGGTGGCCGCCCGGCTGCGTGACGAGGTGTCGGAGATGAAGAAGGAACTGCGTCAGATGAAGGAAGCCGGCCTGGCCTGACGCCAGGAATTGCCTCCCCGCTCGTCGTGGATCAGCCTGCGGCCGAAGGGACGTGGCGGTGTGTTGCAAGACCGCCACAAATCCCGGACCGGGGTGCGGCACTGTCAGTGGCACTGCGTAGGGTGCAGGACAACCGCATACACAGGCGGTTGTTGGGGATTGTTCGAGAGGGGACAGCGCGTGACGGTCAACATGACCAAGGGTCAGGCCATCAGCCTGCAGAAGAACGACGGGGGCACCCTGACCGCGGTGCGCATGGGGCTCGGCTGGCAGGCGGCTCCGCGCCGCGGCCTCTTCGGCTCGCGCACCCGGGAGGTCGACCTCGACGCCTCGGCGGTGCTCTTCGCGGACAAGCAGCCCGTGGACGTCGTGTTCTTCCGCCACCTCGTCAGCGACGACGGCTCGGTCCGGCACACCGGTGACAACCTGGTCGGCGGCGTCGGCCAGGGCGGCGACGACGAGGCGATCCTCGTCGACCTGCAGCGCGTCCCGGTGCACATCGACCAGATCGTCTTCACGGTGAACTCCTTCACCGGCCAGACCTTCCAGGAAGTGCAGAACGCGTTCTGCCGCATCGTCGACGAGACCAACGGCCAGGAGATGGCCCGTTACACGCTCGACGGCGGCGGCCAGTACACCGCCCAGATCATGGCCAAGGTGCACCGCGCGGGCAGCGGCTGGAACATGACGGCCCTGGGCACCCCGGCCAACGGCCGGACCTTCCAGGACCTGATGCCGTCGATCCTGCCGCACCTGTAAGACAGTTGGCAGTTGTCCGTACGCAGCTCCCGGAGGCAGGCGCCACCCGGGAGCTGTGCCGCACCACGGCGAACGCAGCACCGCGAGCCCTGGTGAACACAGCACCACGCGCGTGGTGAGCACAGCACTACGAGGGGGACGAAGGCGATGACGGCCGAGCTGGTCAGGGGGCAGAACCACGCCCTGCCCCAGACCCGTCTGGAGATCCGGGTGTCGGCGGGTCAGCCGATCGTGGCGGGCGCGACGCTCAGCGATGAGCAGGGCAAGGTGCGCGGCACCGAGTGGATCGCCCATCCCGCCTCGCCCCAGCTGCCCGGCCTCGAAGTGTCCAAACAGGCGGCGGCCGACCACCGGCTGGCCGTCGACCTGGGCGCGCTGCCGGACACGGTGGACCGCGTCAACGTGCTGCTCGCCCTGCCCGTCGGGGTCGGCGGCCCGGTCCGCTTCGGGGCCATTGCCGCGCCCTTCGTCGCCGTGACCGGACTCGACGGTTCCGAGGTCGCCAGCTACACCATCACCGACCTGGACTCCGAGTCCGCGGTCGTCGCCATCGAGCTCTACCGCAGGCAGGCCGCGTGGAAGGTGCGCGCCGTCGGCCAGGGGTACGCGGGCGGCCTCGCCGAGATGCTCAACGACCAGGGCCTGCCCGGCGCCCGCGAGATCGCCGGACAGATCCTGGACGCCGTGGCCGGCGGGATGGCCCGTTCCGTCTCCGCCCCGCCGCCGCGCACGGCGGACGGCGACAGGGTGCGCCGTGGCGCACCGGCCCACGGCTCCGAGCCCACCCCGGGCGGCCAGGCGACCCAGCCCGCCCCCGGCCCGCAGGGCATCGGCGGCCCGGCGGGGTCCGGCACACCCGGAGCCGGCGACGTACCGCCCCCGCAGTCGCCCAACGTGCCGCCCCAGCAGCCCGCCCCGGCCGCGACGGGCCCGATCAGCTACGCGCACCCCGGCCGCCAGACCACCGCACCCCCGCCGCCCGCGCCCACCGCGCCCCCGGCCCAGCCCGGACAGCCCGCCCAGCCCGTCGCGGGCGATGCCACCGGCTGGTCCATGGAGGAGCGGCTCTACAACCAGGTCTGGGGCATGTTCGAGGACCTGGCCCGCACCACCGCGGCCTACCGCAGTGCCGTCGACTTCGCCGAGTCCCGCATGGAGCAGGAGCTCGACAAGGTCCTGTCCGACCCGCGCAGCCGTATCGGCAACCAGGGCGACGCGGCCCGCGAGGCCGCCCAGGCCAAGCGCACCCAGCTGGTCGACCAGGCCAGGCAGGCCCTCGACCGCGACCTGGCCCAGCTCACCGCCGAGGTCCAGGTCGTCGAGCCCGCCCTGCCCGCGGCCTTCGCCTCCTGGGACAACCCGGTCTGGCATGCGTACCGCGTTCCCATGGAGGTCCCGATGGCCCTGCGCCTCGGCGATCTGCATCTGCCCGAGAGCCCCGAGCTGCGCATCCCGATGCTGGTCAGGCTGCCCCTTGAGCGCGGGCTGTGGATCGACAGCGGTCGCTCCGCGTCGTCGGCCACCGCCTCCATCGCCGACAGCGACGAGCTGCGCCGCCTCGCCATGGACACCGCCGTGGCCATCGCCGCGCGCCTGCTCGCGGTCTACCCGCCCGGCGACTTCACGCTCCACGTCATCGACCCGGCCGGTACGGCCGCGGGCTCGCTCGCCCCGCTGCTGCAGTCCGGCGCGCTCACCACGCCGCCCGCCGCGGGCGCCGCCGGGGTCACGGACGTTCTGGCGAAGCTCACCGAGCGCGTCGACCTGGTGCAGATGGCCATCCGAGCGGGGGCGACCGACTCGCTCCCGCCGGACCTCGACACCGCCGAGCAGCTGCTCATCGTCCATGACTTCCCGCACGGCTTCGACGACCGGGCCGTGACCCAGCTGCGCTATCTGGCCGACGAAGGGCCCAGCGTCGGCGTACACCTGCTGATGGTCGCCGACCGTGAGGACGCCGCGGAGTACGGCCCCGTCCTCGACCCGCTGTGGCGCGCCCTGCTCCGCCTCACCCCGGTACCCGACGACCACCTGGCGGACCCGTGGATCGGACACGCCTGGACGTATGAGCCCGCGCTCACCCCGCCGGGCAGCCAGGTGCTGCAGCAGGTCCTGAACCAGCTGGCCGCGGCCCGCCGGGAGTGGCGCCGCTGACGCGCGCCCGATCCAGTTCGACCGCGAAGGGCTCCTCGGCCTACGAGGGGCCCTTTGGCGTTTCGGCTCCGGAGCTTTGACCCTGGCGCCCTGAGCTGCGAACTTGGGCTGCGCTTTACCTTTCCCTTTACCTTTCTTTAGCTACCGGGTAATGTTCGCGGTGCGGAGGGGAGTACTCCCGACTGCGATGTGCCCGTCAATACGGACCTGTTCGGGTCCCGGGACATCGGCCCGAGCGAGAGGTGACGAAGCCTCGGGTGGAAGAGACCTCCGGCAGCGACGACGCTGGTATTTGTGCCGTTACGTACTGCCGGAGGCGCAGTGGATGTTTCCCTGACCCTGTGGGTCATCACGATCGTGGGCCTGTGTGCCCTTATTGGTGCCGACTTCTTCATCGGGCGTAAGCCCCATGACGTGTCCATCAAGGAAGCCGGGATCTGGACGGTTGTCTGGATCGTGCTGGCCGCACTCTTCGGTATCGGCCTGCTGATCTGGGGCAACAGTCAGGCCGCGGGTGAGTTCTTCGCGGGCTACATCACCGAGAAGTCGCTCAGTGTCGACAACCTCTTCGTCTTC
Proteins encoded in this window:
- a CDS encoding TerD family protein — encoded protein: MTVNMTKGQAISLQKNDGGTLTAVRMGLGWQAAPRRGLFGSRTREVDLDASAVLFADKQPVDVVFFRHLVSDDGSVRHTGDNLVGGVGQGGDDEAILVDLQRVPVHIDQIVFTVNSFTGQTFQEVQNAFCRIVDETNGQEMARYTLDGGGQYTAQIMAKVHRAGSGWNMTALGTPANGRTFQDLMPSILPHL
- a CDS encoding glycerophosphodiester phosphodiesterase — protein: MYARSAAATAAAVMGVCAFLLPTSAAHASTATAQTATDTDRPLVVAHRGASAYAPENTFAAIDLAADMGFRWVENDVQRTKDGELVIVHDDNLKRTTNVEEVFPDRAPWKIKDFTAAEIAQLDAGSWFDPKFAGARVPTLTQYMNRVRHNHQKLILEIKKPELYPGIETDTLRVLKKTGWLDPHHIKSKLVIQSFSADSVKEVHKQRPDIKTGFLGTPAVADLPKYAEFADQINSTHTTISADYVAAIHALKGPRHKPLEIFTWTVNDAPSAVRAAGFGVDGIITNTPDVVRKAVSGEDD
- a CDS encoding MHYT domain-containing protein; protein product: MQGTVDGFSYGLVTPVVAYLMACLGGALGLRCTTRSLLVEHSWRPGWLALGSAAIGSGIWTMHFIAMMGFKVKEAPVHYDAPTTFASLGVAIVMVGIGIFIVGYRGATVMALFTGGTITGLGVASMHYLGMAGMRLRGTLQYDTLTVAASVVIAVVAATAALWAAAQVRGILWSLGASLVMGLAVSGMHYMGMAALKVQLHGSVGSTSGDSPAELLAPMMIGPLAFLLLAGVVVMFDPLMVMGKPDWQRGDVPAQRGPAPAPARTSPPPRGAGHRQEW
- a CDS encoding methylated-DNA--[protein]-cysteine S-methyltransferase, producing MNTPRDPRDPQTTGQGAEWAVVDSDIGPLLLAATRDGLVKVAFHADARVRDKTLEQLAARLGCDPVEAPGSPRLAEPIRQLTAYFAGELREFTLDLDWTLITGFNREVLRELAAGVPYGSVVGYGDLAARVGQPGAAQAVGVAMGANPLPVVVPCHRVVESDGGIGGFGGGLETKRQLLALEGVLPQPLF
- a CDS encoding TerD family protein, whose translation is MTAELVRGQNHALPQTRLEIRVSAGQPIVAGATLSDEQGKVRGTEWIAHPASPQLPGLEVSKQAAADHRLAVDLGALPDTVDRVNVLLALPVGVGGPVRFGAIAAPFVAVTGLDGSEVASYTITDLDSESAVVAIELYRRQAAWKVRAVGQGYAGGLAEMLNDQGLPGAREIAGQILDAVAGGMARSVSAPPPRTADGDRVRRGAPAHGSEPTPGGQATQPAPGPQGIGGPAGSGTPGAGDVPPPQSPNVPPQQPAPAATGPISYAHPGRQTTAPPPPAPTAPPAQPGQPAQPVAGDATGWSMEERLYNQVWGMFEDLARTTAAYRSAVDFAESRMEQELDKVLSDPRSRIGNQGDAAREAAQAKRTQLVDQARQALDRDLAQLTAEVQVVEPALPAAFASWDNPVWHAYRVPMEVPMALRLGDLHLPESPELRIPMLVRLPLERGLWIDSGRSASSATASIADSDELRRLAMDTAVAIAARLLAVYPPGDFTLHVIDPAGTAAGSLAPLLQSGALTTPPAAGAAGVTDVLAKLTERVDLVQMAIRAGATDSLPPDLDTAEQLLIVHDFPHGFDDRAVTQLRYLADEGPSVGVHLLMVADREDAAEYGPVLDPLWRALLRLTPVPDDHLADPWIGHAWTYEPALTPPGSQVLQQVLNQLAAARREWRR
- the uvrB gene encoding excinuclease ABC subunit UvrB, with protein sequence MRPETKIERSVAPFEVVSPFQPSGDQPTAIADLERRIRAGERDVVLLGATGTGKSATTAWMIEKLQRPTLVMAPNKTLAAQLANEFRELLPNNAVEYFVSYYDYYQPEAYVPQSDTYIEKDSSINEEVERLRHSATNSLLTRRDVVVVASVSCIYGLGTPQEYVDRMVQLKVGDEIDRDQLLRRFVDIQYTRNDLAFTRGTFRVRGDTIEIFPVYEELAVRIEMFGDEIEALSTLHPLTGEIISDDQSVHVFPATHYVAGPERMEKAVNGIEKELEERLAELEKQGKMLEAQRLRMRTTYDIEMLRQIGSCSGVENYSMHFDDREPGTPPHTLLDYFPDDFLLVLDESHVTVPQIGAMYEGDASRKRTLVDHGFRLQSALDNRPLKWEEFQERIGQTVYLSATPGKYELSRGDGFVEQIIRPTGLVDPEVVVKPTEGQIDDLVHEIRTRVEKDERVLVTTLTKKMSEDLTDYFLELGIQVRYLHSDVDTLRRIELLRELRAGEYDVLVGINLLREGLDLPEVSLVAILDADKQGFLRSGTSLIQTIGRAARNVSGQVHMYADTITPAMEKAIDETNRRREKQIAYNKEKGIDPQPLRKKINDIVATIAREEVDTEQLLGSGYRKSKDGKSAKAPVPSLGNPKAGSAKSAKGKAKETVPTDRPAAELAEQIEEMTDRMRAAAADLQFEVAARLRDEVSEMKKELRQMKEAGLA